One Betta splendens chromosome 5, fBetSpl5.4, whole genome shotgun sequence genomic window, tGAGATAATGACTCACATTAGTAACCACAGGTCAGGTATAGCACAGAAAACAACTCACCGAACAACAAATAACGTACATAGAAACCCCATCAAGCCCACGTCGAGCAGGCTTTTAACTGATTCACTCAGTTCATCCCTTTTATTTGGACATGGCTTGTACAGTGTACATGCATGCGGTTAGGTGGACTGGAGAGTCTCCTTTGTCCGAGTGTGAGATCAggggttgtctgtgtgtgtgggtgtaacCCGCCTCCTGCCCCACTgtcagctgggatgggctccaggaAGCCTCTCCAGGAGTGGCGGCCAACATAATGAGTGAGTGggaaaaaagagggagaaagctgcagcaggaggctcgGTGTGGGCGagcatctgcctcgactggctGGAGCAAGAGAGCACAGTTCAAGGTGTTTGCTTTGCTGCCTTAACATATTTATGTAAGTGGTAATGTATTGttaatgtttcatttgtgtttctttcagccCACACCCACATGTGACTGTCTACTCAGTCTCCAAAGGTGTTTAGGAAAATTACAATTAATACAAAAACAATTTACTCTGTTACAAAATTAAATATACTCCATTTGTTGGGAGCAGTACATCAGAATGTACGAGATATAGGGCCTAAtacaaaagtagaaaaaaatcaAACTTATTTTTTCACGTTTTTTGAGAGAAAGCCAGCACCGTGTGCTGTCAGCGCCACACTTCAGCACTTTCATGAGGAGTCTGTGTTCTCAGATTCACTATGAATATCCTACTAGCGAGGGCAGGAAGCAGGCAGCCTGCTGGGAcgcaggggtcaggggtcaggggtcaggggtcaggtcTGTCAGGTGAGGGTAACAAAAAGTCAGCTACAAtccccctcctccagccgcGGTCTGCCTTCCCTGAGCCTCAGAAcaatcagcagcaacaggaacaggaagtgatgtagAGAGAAGGCTGATCCAACCAGGGCAGTTCCTCTGACTGGGTcagaagaggaaagagaaggTAGAGACAAGGAAGACAGTGGAGGCACAGGGCGTCCTGTGTGTGCTTATTTATAGAACATCCCAGTCTTGTTGCCTGTGGTTGCTCTTCACATGCACATCTGTAGCAACTGTGCATGTGAATGGCTGTACAGTCATCAGACTGATGTGGCTTCTAAAATGCACTGAAGGTCAATTTAGCTTGTGCAAATTTACTTACGTCAACAGAAGGGAGACGAGTAATGAGTAACGGCTACTGCTTCTTTTTGAAGTAGTGACTTCACCATATGATCCATTATTGTATGAAGGTCCTAATGTGTGATTTAAGAGTGAGAGACGCCCGCGTGGCCGCGGCGGCCTCTGTGGCACCACCCTGTGCACCTCAACACACAACCTTGCTGTTATTTGGGCTGAAGCTGCTTCCCTCAGGCTTCCTTGGGAATGTGAGCCAGCGTGTGGCACTGGGGTCAGCAGCCCATTCCAGCTCTCATAGCACAAAGACAAGCATGTGGCACTTGACAACGATGCCCAGTGAACGCTTTTAAGACAGGCTGAGAGGTCCCTGCCCTGAAAGACGACACCTCTGCCTGCACCACCGAGGCTCCTTGCGTCTTTTCTTTCTCCACACTTGCGGACTCTCGTCTGTCCTCGGCTGCTAATTTCCATCACACTTTCTCTTCTGAGCAGTGAGACCAGCCTGTGATGTGTGTTATTAATACTATTGTTAACTGCACACTCAAGGCTAGCCTCTCCGAGTGGGCTCATCGTGTTACGGGTATATTGTGCACAACAGAGAAATTGCCAATCCTGCTTTATATAATACCATCTATAAATATCAGAGGCAATGCCTTGGCCGATTATGGTGTGATTGTCCCAGCATGTCTGACCACCGTCTTGACCTAAAAGCATGACGTGTCATTTGTGACCCTGTAGATTATTTTTAATGGTGCATTCTAGAAATGACTAATCACTATGTGTCAGATTGGGAACAATCCCGTTTGCGAGTTTGAGAAACTGCAGCTCGACTGCTTGTTGTCAGATTTGATGTGGCATCGCGCCCTCTAGCGGACAAGACTAGTTCACCCTGGAATTAGCCGCAGCCTCTGTTCATAATGTGAGCCTCTAAACAAGAGATGGCAAGGACATGTATCATGTGTGATCAATGAAGGAATTATTGAAATCAGTTAACTGAGAAAAGAGTCAAATTAATTCAACAATGGATGTATTATCAGCGTCTTTAGATGTAATCGTTTCCTATGTGGAAAACAGCATTTAGAGTGTAGAAAGATTCATGAAGAAACTCCTACCCAACAAAGAGTCGTTTTTAACTTTTAGGTATACTAAGGTATTGTTtaaatgaaagcagctgatAGATGCATTAGCGGGAAAACTCATTAGTCTGACATGACTATGATTCAATGTATCAGAtgtaaaatatgaaaacatATGTCCCATTGGTGAGTCACCAGAAACACAGGAACGACATGAAGTATTTTATTGTAACTAGCTTCACCTTATCATCAAATAAAAGGACAGTTAAAAGTACTATATAGGATTATTTCTCTGGAGACTGACGCATCTTCGACTGTCCTCAAGGCACAGAttccaaaaacaacagcaggagGCGATATTGCTCTGTCCCGTGCGTGTCCGAATttagacgaagaagaagaagcggaaGAAAACCCGCCATTACAACTGGAAGCTCAACGTGAAGGTTTCGTTGGTCGTCTATTCAGGAGGTGCAGTTTTTGTTCTTGTACCTATTTTTGGTGTTTTTCTAGAAAGGATGGCGTACAGAGGACAGGGACAGAAGGTCCAGAAGGTTATGGTCCAGCCCATTGTATCCTTTTATTGCGgggatctcacacacacacacgctgttaaATTGGATTCAGTAAAATGTAGCAGTTGAGCTAAGATCACTCGCTCAAGTGAGctagctgtttttttttttcattaaagcGAGCGAGGGAATAATGATAACAAACCGCATGGTATTTAATACATAAGCATCATCAGAAGGGCCTAGTGTTCGGGTTTACTTGATATTTATCAAATGGCTTCATTGTATTGAATGAATGAGTTAATGTGACACCAGGCGGCCTTGATAGGACcggtagcattagcattagcacgCTGTGCGAAAATGTTGAGGCACGAAGGGAGTTCATGCACACAGCGGCGCTACAGACACACGACAGGCGCAGCTTTAGCTTTTTGGATGTAAAAATGTGCGGCCTGGTTATTAAACATCCTTATTTTGAACTGTCCCAACCATTTTTTGTTACAATAAAGATATGATTGCATTGTGAAAATGTGTAACTGGATCAAGGCCAAGGAATTTCTTTAACTTTATGAAACAGAACTTAATTTTCCGCTATCTACAAAACGTAAGTATTCAGTTTAgtattattttagtttttttgttggTGCCTGCAGAAAATAGAAACTAACGATTCTAATTTGCAGCGCTCACGGATCCAGGTGTGGCTGTATGAGCAGGTGAACATGCGGATAGAGGGATGCATTATTGTGAGTATTTTGTTTAGAGGTTTgattaaatttattttacaacTTGAAATAAGAATTCATTAAAGTAGGATAGATGAACCACTAATTTTACAGTCAAAAACCGTGCTGTAAAAAAATAGTGATATTTGGATTTAAAACAAGCCTCTTGAAGCTGGGGCAAAACTAAACCACTACTTAAAAATCAAAGTCTGCACTGAATTGCCGATTTGGAGACCTGTTGCAACCCATCAATCATCTAATTTACTATCCATGATACTGAAAGAGATGCTTAACCTGAGCAGTCCACGCAGTCTTACTGGGAGTGTTTACTTTAAACCGAGAACGATGGTGGATAAccctgttactgtatgtaggcAGGGTACCGACGGAGACATGACACTGGCCCCTCATAGACCTAAAGTTTTTAATTCAGGGTCAGGCACTTAAGAATCGTGCCTGGCAAAAGCTATTGCCTAATCATTTATCACTACACATGTGGCTGCTGTGAAGGTGTGGAAACATTTCAGGTTTTTTTCTAACTTAACCATCTCCTTATTTATGTCACAGTTTGAGCTTTTAGCTACCTCGCTGTTAACATTCTTCTAGGTCATTTTTAATGTAACAGCTGTAAGGATTATTTTATGAGCTCGGTTTGACCtgaaagttttatttttgtactgaGTGAAGGAGATGTTGTGTACATGTGTCAGTAATCAAAACATTTATGTCACCGTTTTAGGGTTTTGATGAGTACATGAACTTGGTTCTCGATGATGCTGAGGAAGTCCACATGAAGACTAAGAACAGAAAGCCACTAGGTAAGTGTACATCTGATACATTTAAGCCTATGTTTTAtggatttgtctttgtttcactTAGGGCAGTGACGTGTTCGCATGGGTATCTGCGCTTGGCAGTTTAAACGCAACCACCAAATTTATGATACAAAAGGTGTAGTTTATGTACAAACCAGACCTGTACGAGCTGCCCAcctgaacttttttttttaataaaactttttttagTGCTAATTCACCCTTGGTTCTAGTGAAACAAGTGGTATAATGCATAATAAACATTAATGAGAATAGCATCagctgttttgtctttattgtcCTGTGGCTTGAATGATGTTCACATGATGGGGTTTCTATTATTGTCTGAAAATTATCAATAATCTATAATAACTACTTATATAACTActacaagagacaagtttaagTGATATATTAGGTGAATGAAGGTCTGCAGAAATGTATCTTCGCGAAGAATGACTGACTGAAGGTTTCTAAGGAAATTTACCTGTTGATCACTTTTGTTCAAATCACATGATCACATTAACaccccctctcttcctctgtcgtTTGTCTCTCAGGCAGGATCATGTTAAAAGGAGACAACATTACCCTGCTGCAGAGTGTATCCAACTAGAACAACAAACGTCTGAAAATCTCATCTTGACCATGGAGAAATCTTTCCCTATTTGTTTTTGCAAGAGATGTTCAGTATGATTGTATGACATAATTGTTTTCTTGTGGACCATGTGGATTCATTTTGGAATAAAGTGCTTTTTCTTATTGCTGTTCTTACTTTGATTTGTTCCACTGTAAGTTTGGACCCTAGTCGTTTCCATGGATACTTGGGTCAGTGAACTACACTGCCCCGTAGTGGCAGACTTGGCATTACAGTGCAGTGATGTAGGTCAGAATAAAATTCATTTGCCCATGAAAATAGGCCGCTAGGTTTGTTGGTCTAGGTGTTATTACAAAAAGAGAGGGTATAGATATACCCAGTATACTAATGCCAGTAGCAAGTGGCCATGCTTACGACACAGTTCATATCCTGCGGACATAATGTTTGCGGTCTTTATCTTAACTCGGGCAAGTTGTGTTTAAACAGCACGTCTTAAAATACACATTGAAAGCTTGGCTGTCGGAACCCTCGTGTTCTTTGAAGCTTTGACCTACTCGTCTCATCTTGGTCCCAGTAACCAAAATAGTTGAATTGCGGTAAAACTGATGAACGTGATTGCGTAGTAGGTTTCTACGCAACGTGTCCCTGTTCAGTTGACTGGGAAGCCCCTAGCGCGGAGCTGCCAACGCCCGGcgtacaaacacaaacagaggataCGGTATGGGAATAATGTGTCTTAATTATATTACTTAGGTGCAGTTCTGGTCTGCTTTTAGTTCAGTTATAGCAAACCTGAGCTTGATTGTATATCTGTGGCATCTGGCTGTTCTTTTTGGTTAGGTTGCCGTTCAGCAACAGCATCCGCTAAGGTTAGCTTGCTAGGTTAGATCACAGCAGTTAGCATAGCAAGCAAATAGCGGACCGGCTAAACTAAAGCTTTTGGGTTAGAGTAGCGTCCGTATTTAGGTCGGTGGTTGCAGCGTAATATCATCTttttgcatgaaaaaaaaaaacaataagtaTGTAGAAAGGCATGCGACATGTCTCCTCTGAGCTTGTAGCGGGTTAACAAGCCGAATGTAAAGGAATAACAAACCCATTTTTTTGCTTTATGCTGCGTTTTGCAACAACCGAGACTAACAACATTAAGTAtgtatttaaatttaaactacGAGGGCTGAGTAAGTTTATGGTTAGGTTAAACAACCAGAAGGTAATTAGGCCAGCTTGAGGCCAGGATGTGGCCGAAATTCAGAAGGGAGCAGTAGGACTAGTACGTTCAGGCTAACTCTGTTTGTAATAGCTGCCATCTGTGTTGAGGGTATAGTGGTAATTACACCGGCATGCCTGTTGTACTATTTCCTTACTTCTGCTGAATGTTATACTTGTGGTAGTTAGTAGCCCGCTAATATTAGACATTTAGACATGTGATACTagaaaaatgtttgtgtataaTGTCTATTTGGATTTTGTATCATCTGAACTTGGAAACGTTGAAGGCGTGATTTGTTGTTTGATTCCTATTGTCCGATGACGTTGTTTTGTAAATGATGCTGTGGTTCGTGGATGCATCAAACTAATCCTGCGCTGCTTGTACTACTAAAGTTCAACGTTGTCTGCCCCTGGCCTATAAACACAAATTCGTGGACAAAGCATTTGACCCCTCTGTACCCCTCTGACccgttatgtgtgtgtgttatctgtgTGTTAAATTCATTCAGGCTTTTTATCAGCAGACTGGTGTGTCTGAATGATCTGAGGGTAATGTTACTGTTTCTACAAAAGTAGAATTGAGATATTCAGGAACAATGAAACATCTTGGCTTGACCTATACCACTGTCTTACTCTATTGTATGTTTGCCAAGTGTTGATAAGAAGGAGTCACTAGGTCAAGCCTGGTGCAGATAGCTGGAACCACCATGCATGATGATGGTGTACGTATGTATTGATCACAGAATTACTGATTAAACACGAACTGCTCTGCACATGCACTGTACAAGCAgtaacaggacacagacaggacagtcGAACCAgtaacaggacacagacaggatagTCGGACCAgtaacaggacacagacaggaaagtCTGGTAGTCGCATGTAGAACCACAGTGGCTGGTTATTGGATAAAATAGATAGTAACTAGAGGAGCTCAGTTTTGAAGGATGTCCAGCATTGAAGTCTGCAGCTTCAGTGCCATTGTGTACAGCACGCATAGTGTGTAACAGCTGTGTCAGTAGCTGTGGTTGACCACGGCCATGGGTAGTTAATCAGTGagttttctctgttcttctAAACGTCTCTTTTAGTACATAATTGGTTTCTGTGCATAGATGCCTGGGACATTGTTAAGCTCAGGTTGTATAGTCACATGAggtgtgtttttacattaaGTGTGTTAAGGCAGGTTATGATGCTGTCGCCACCTTGCTGTCTTCAACTATTTTAGataagaagaagagaaggaaatcCTAAAAGTTTGTATTGTTCATTGAGGTGGCTTTGACTTTGTAGACAACCAGAATGGCAGGTCAATGTAGAAGCCTACCTTACCTTGTCTCATGATGACTGTCCtgttaaatctttttttttcctactggTTTTCTGTTTCAGATCTTGAATGAGTAGACTGTAGAACACAGCTATGCAGACCATCAAATGTGTTGTCGTTGGGGATGGAGCTGTGGGTAAAACCTGCCTGCTCATCTCTTACACAACAAATAAGTTTCCCTCTGAATATGTACCTACGGTAAGTGTGTGAAGGCCTATTACTGCTGATAGCACCTAGCCTCATGTAAATGCACGAATATTCCATATTGTAATAACTATGATGTCATAACTTCGTAGCTACATTTGTCACTTGTTATGCTGAACCTCCttcggtgttttttttttttgacccaGTTCATCCTTTTTACTAAATCACATGATGACATGCAACACACTAGCTATTGGTTTGATTTGTGCCTTGTAGGTATTTGATAACTATGCCGTAACTGTAATGATTGGAGGTGAGCCCTACACTCTGGGCTTGTTTGATACAGCAGGTAAGTAACTATTAAATCTTCTTGTACCTTGAGGTGTTACAATTGAAAGTGTAATGATGTATGTGATGACCagagtatgtttgtgtgtggtttctCCAGGACAGGAAGACTACGACCGGTTACGACCCCTGAGTTATCCCCAGACAGACGTTTTccttgtctgtttctctgtcgtGTCCCCCTCATCATTTGAAAATGTCAAAGAAAAGGCAAGTCCGGCTTTCATAAATGGTATATTGTCCAAGATTGTGTCTCAGTGTGTTACTACATGTGTGAATAACCACACATTTGTCCTTCCAGTGGGTTCCAGAGATTACTCATCACTGTCCAAAGACCCCTTTCCTGCTAGTTGGAACTCAG contains:
- the snrpe gene encoding small nuclear ribonucleoprotein E codes for the protein MAYRGQGQKVQKVMVQPINLIFRYLQNRSRIQVWLYEQVNMRIEGCIIGFDEYMNLVLDDAEEVHMKTKNRKPLGRIMLKGDNITLLQSVSN
- the LOC114855655 gene encoding cell division control protein 42 homolog isoform X2, giving the protein MQTIKCVVVGDGAVGKTCLLISYTTNKFPSEYVPTVFDNYAVTVMIGGEPYTLGLFDTAGQEDYDRLRPLSYPQTDVFLVCFSVVSPSSFENVKEKWVPEITHHCPKTPFLLVGTQIDLRDDPSTIEKLAKNKQKPITPETAEKLARDLKAVKYVECSALTQRGLKNVFDEAILAALEPPETQRKAKCCIF
- the LOC114855655 gene encoding cell division control protein 42 homolog isoform X1 encodes the protein MQTIKCVVVGDGAVGKTCLLISYTTNKFPSEYVPTVFDNYAVTVMIGGEPYTLGLFDTAGQEDYDRLRPLSYPQTDVFLVCFSVVSPSSFENVKEKWVPEITHHCPKTPFLLVGTQIDLRDDPSTIEKLAKNKQKPITPETAEKLARDLKAVKYVECSALTQKGLKNVFDEAILAALEPPEPKKKRKCVLL